A single Denticeps clupeoides chromosome 7, fDenClu1.1, whole genome shotgun sequence DNA region contains:
- the mchr1b gene encoding melanin-concentrating hormone receptor 1, protein MDYISYENTTLFPINSTELLRAEQDQTYHNVLMPSIFGVICFLGIVGNCIVIYTIVKRSKFRAQQTVPDIFIFSLSIVDLLFLLGMPFLIHQLLGNGSWCFGATMCTVITALDSNSQTVSTYILTVMTLDRYLATVHPIRFNHIRTPCVAGGLVALVWLLSLLSITPVWMYAGLMPLQDGSVGCALLLPNPETDTYWYTLYQFVLAFALPLIVICVVFFKILQNMAATVAPLPQRSLRVRTRKVTRMAVAICLAFFICWAPYYVLQLAHLGVQRPSFAFLYAYNVAISMGYANSCINPFLYIMLSETFKRQFMGAIRPAHRGFRVEPGMADGSVSLRMAPEATHQSRSSGEQLLQNMLPVTVAVN, encoded by the exons atggattacatttcatatgaGAACACAACTTTATTTCCGATTAATTCCACTGAGCTCCTGAGGGCAG AGCAGGACCAGACCTACCACAACGTTCTGATGCCAAGCATCTTTGGAGTCATTTGCTTCCTGGGCATAGTGGGTAACTGCATCGTAATCTACACCATTGTGAAGAGGAGCAAGTTTcgagcacagcagacggtgccAGACATCTTCATCTTCAGTTTGTCCATTGTggacctcctcttcctccttggCATGCCCTTCCTCATCCACCAGCTGCTGGGGAACGGTTCCTGGTGCTTCGGCGCCACCATGTGCACAGTGATAACGGCGCTGGACTCCAACAGCCAGACCGTCAGCACCTACATCCTCACCGTCATGACTCTGGACCGCTACTTGGCCACCGTGCACCCCATCCGCTTCAACCACATCCGGACTCCGTGTGTGGCTGGCGGCCTGGTGGCCCTCGTCTGGCTGCTCTCCCTGCTGTCCATCACCCCTGTCTGGATGTACGCCGGCCTCATGCCCCTCCAGGATGGCTCGGTGGGCTGCGCCCTGCTGCTGCCCAACCCGGAAACGGACACCTACTGGTACACGCTGTACCAGTTTGTGTTGGCCTTCGCCCTCCCGTTGATAGTCATCTGCGTGGTGTTCTTTAAAATCCTCCAGAACATGGCAGCCACTGTGGCCCCGCTGCCCCAGCGTAGCCTACGCGTCCGTACTCGAAAGGTCACCCGGATGGCGGTGGCCATCTGTCTGGCCTTCTTCATCTGCTGGGCACCTTACTACGTCCTCCAGCTCGCCCACCTGGGCGTGCAGAGGCCCAGCTTCGCTTTCCTCTACGCCTACAACGTGGCCATCAGCATGGGCTACGCCAACAGCTGCATCAACCCTTTCCTCTACATCATGCTCAGCGAGACCTTCAAGAGGCAGTTCATGGGCGCCATCCGTCCAGCTCACAGGGGCTTCCGGGTGGAGCCAGGCATGGCGGACGGCAGCGTGAGCTTGAGGATGGCACCTGAAGCCACGCACCAGTCGCGGTCCTCCGgggagcagctgctgcagaacaTGCTGCCAGTGACGGTGGCGGTGAACTGA